From the genome of Glycine max cultivar Williams 82 chromosome 2, Glycine_max_v4.0, whole genome shotgun sequence, one region includes:
- the LOC100779677 gene encoding zinc finger protein ZOP1 isoform X2 has translation MTEYWVSQGNKWCDFCKIYISNNPGSIRNHELGQRHKDNVSKRLAAMRKDNIAKEKEQKETARAIEQIEAKAQRSYQKDKAKFEETRESHELDDQGKWVTQEEAYASPHFTSNARHNGPTVKKSLSTSQSKSDGNQANKFNNRSSPGPVVTTLNPKRNVKAAPSSLAVGKRKRPGEKSKVISDEEKAALKAREAARKRVQEREKPLLGLYNKPY, from the exons ATGACTGAG TACTGGGTCAGCCAGGGCAACAAATGGTGCGACTTTTGcaaaatttatatatcaaaCAACCCTGGAAGCATCAGGAATCATGAGCTTGGCCAACGCCACAAAGATAATGTTTCCAAGAGGCTAGCTGCTATGAGAAAAGATAATATTGCTAAGGAGAAAGAACAGAAAGAAACAGCTCGTGCCATTGAGCAAATTGAAGCA AAAGCGCAGCGTAGCTATCAAAAGGATAAAGCAAAGTTTGAGGAGACCAGAGAATCACATGAATTGGATGACCAAG GCAAGTGGGTGACACAGGAAGAAGCATATGCCTCCCCTCACTTTACGTCTAATGCCAGGCACAATGGACCAACTGTGAAGAAATCCTTGTCAACATCACAGTCCAAATCAGATGGAAACCAAGCAAATAAGTTTAATAATAGATCTTCACCAGGGCCAGTTGTAACAACTTTGAATCCCAAAAGAAATGTGAAAGCTGCTCCTTCATCTCTTGCAGTTGGAAAGAGAAAGAGACCTGGTGAAAAATCCAAGGTTATCTCTGATGAAGAAAAAGCAGCTCTCAAGGCAAGAGAGGCTGCAAGGAAAAGGGTACAGGAGAGGGAGAAACCCTTGCTCGGCCTTTACAACAAGCCTTACTAA
- the LOC100779677 gene encoding zinc finger protein ZOP1 isoform X1: protein MTEYWVSQGNKWCDFCKIYISNNPGSIRNHELGQRHKDNVSKRLAAMRKDNIAKEKEQKETARAIEQIEAKAQRSYQKDKAKFEETRESHELDDQEWEFDSSSGYYYHKTNGFYYDQKSGFYYSDTMGKWVTQEEAYASPHFTSNARHNGPTVKKSLSTSQSKSDGNQANKFNNRSSPGPVVTTLNPKRNVKAAPSSLAVGKRKRPGEKSKVISDEEKAALKAREAARKRVQEREKPLLGLYNKPY, encoded by the exons ATGACTGAG TACTGGGTCAGCCAGGGCAACAAATGGTGCGACTTTTGcaaaatttatatatcaaaCAACCCTGGAAGCATCAGGAATCATGAGCTTGGCCAACGCCACAAAGATAATGTTTCCAAGAGGCTAGCTGCTATGAGAAAAGATAATATTGCTAAGGAGAAAGAACAGAAAGAAACAGCTCGTGCCATTGAGCAAATTGAAGCA AAAGCGCAGCGTAGCTATCAAAAGGATAAAGCAAAGTTTGAGGAGACCAGAGAATCACATGAATTGGATGACCAAG AATGGGAGTTTGACAGCAGTTCAGGCTATTACTACCATAAAACAAATGGATTTTACTATGACCAAAAGTCAGGATTTTACTATTCTGATACTATGG GCAAGTGGGTGACACAGGAAGAAGCATATGCCTCCCCTCACTTTACGTCTAATGCCAGGCACAATGGACCAACTGTGAAGAAATCCTTGTCAACATCACAGTCCAAATCAGATGGAAACCAAGCAAATAAGTTTAATAATAGATCTTCACCAGGGCCAGTTGTAACAACTTTGAATCCCAAAAGAAATGTGAAAGCTGCTCCTTCATCTCTTGCAGTTGGAAAGAGAAAGAGACCTGGTGAAAAATCCAAGGTTATCTCTGATGAAGAAAAAGCAGCTCTCAAGGCAAGAGAGGCTGCAAGGAAAAGGGTACAGGAGAGGGAGAAACCCTTGCTCGGCCTTTACAACAAGCCTTACTAA